One Mycobacteroides abscessus ATCC 19977 genomic window carries:
- a CDS encoding TniB family NTP-binding protein, with protein MSPQPRRNLQNITLIRKEGWRDFVVAAPRRQPEQLTTAELAVLSPRAAAQYNTRRADWHANMGVLKTHQLKAVQEMLDLILESNQQDGDKAKDAIALSASAGLGKTTAVEDFGKKYHLSQIQTHGPRTTGGHERWPVCRITLTGSTTIRDFNRALLEFFAHPGADRGTAAQYLRRALDCFLSCQVRLLIVDDVHFLQPRSRNGVEVSNHFKFITSEFPVTLLLVGIGLENIGLFPRGVDHTLAQTGRRTTILTMDPYTDTGEQWRALLLAIEQRLVLANKHQGMLADTLSDYVYRRTGGHIGSLMTLINRGSLHAIRTGTEALTEELLDAVPIDFAAEGQRGAREAAHRNSTRRLRRQ; from the coding sequence ATGAGCCCTCAGCCGCGCCGAAACCTGCAGAACATCACCCTGATCCGCAAGGAAGGGTGGCGCGATTTTGTTGTAGCCGCCCCGCGCCGACAACCAGAACAGCTCACCACCGCAGAACTGGCCGTGTTAAGCCCACGTGCGGCAGCGCAATACAACACCCGCCGCGCCGACTGGCACGCCAACATGGGTGTCCTCAAAACCCATCAGCTCAAAGCAGTGCAGGAGATGCTCGATCTCATCCTGGAAAGCAACCAGCAAGACGGCGACAAAGCCAAAGACGCGATAGCTCTGAGCGCATCGGCGGGACTGGGCAAGACCACCGCTGTCGAGGACTTCGGTAAGAAATACCACCTCAGCCAAATCCAGACCCACGGCCCACGCACCACCGGCGGTCACGAACGGTGGCCCGTATGCAGGATCACTCTGACGGGCAGTACCACCATCCGCGACTTCAACCGCGCCTTGCTGGAATTCTTCGCTCACCCCGGCGCCGACAGAGGTACCGCCGCCCAGTATTTGCGTCGTGCACTCGACTGTTTTCTAAGCTGTCAAGTGCGCCTACTGATCGTTGACGATGTCCATTTCCTACAGCCCCGGTCCCGCAATGGTGTCGAGGTCAGTAATCATTTCAAATTCATCACCAGCGAATTTCCCGTCACCTTGCTCCTGGTCGGCATCGGTCTGGAAAACATCGGTCTGTTCCCCAGAGGCGTTGACCACACGCTCGCCCAAACCGGGCGCCGCACAACCATTTTGACAATGGACCCCTACACTGACACCGGAGAGCAATGGCGCGCCTTACTCCTGGCCATCGAACAGCGTCTCGTGTTGGCGAATAAACATCAAGGCATGTTGGCCGACACCCTCTCGGACTACGTGTACCGGCGAACCGGTGGACACATCGGATCGCTGATGACCCTGATCAACCGCGGCAGTCTGCATGCCATACGCACGGGCACCGAAGCGCTCACCGAAGAACTGCTCGATGCCGTGCCCATTGACTTCGCTGCAGAAGGACAACGCGGGGCCCGCGAGGCTGCACACCGCAATTCCACGCGACGTCTGCGCCGGCAATGA
- a CDS encoding helix-turn-helix domain-containing protein, producing the protein MTAGAERFGIGTRFVYEGQIIDVVQLRSTPKGPEVIASNGLEVMHVALKELLQSSRARLIPTEDGPSADDEQETAAMMLAQLSKAELKTVRERAAHVREVLTGFRRGSEHIKEPDEPRPGFDPCGALADRYKAKAEQLNTSVRTVQRWVSNYRRFGEAGLVDHRKPRQLGVDQRWVDEALAVMVERTNESRCTRKLVMWEATKRIEQRYGTGSVQIPSKTTAYKVLKILETRYPAFRLSAARNRDIAGRPQEPYGKLKPTRPGEFMLMDTTPLDVFAYDPATSRSIRVELTVAMDWYTRCITALRLTPVSTKAVDVAAVLYQLYRPLPAGPNWPDHACWPEHGVPRSVLIDPDAIDYTGAKYPQKHEQQAGPPTRSGGPAIVPETIVIDHGKIYVSEHINSVCARMGISIQPVRLGEGRDKGPVERFFRSVRQGVLEFLPGYAGPDIASRGLDPQAQAELYIDELEELLRQWVAVYYHHRPHSGLVDPHLPSARMSPAQMYEHGLAGAGFIEIPRDPDLAYEFLRPELRTIQPYGVQVDNRIYRGLPQDETHILGELANLPSPYGRHRWPVYSDPDDIRYVYVRHPDNRRWHTLTWELADALNMPMSDERLSYLRRQAAQQHEEFDDRLILDELLSGWNLSMGTSTTEKRIALRMSRPHATLSYQIQQIGPRPSRPETGQLAPDTAPEPLLAQGTSAIAADIQIEGTAARCRAAAQASDDDDDDELDDFYAGALEEA; encoded by the coding sequence GTGACCGCCGGAGCTGAGCGGTTCGGCATAGGAACCAGATTTGTTTACGAGGGGCAGATCATCGATGTTGTGCAGCTTCGGTCCACCCCAAAGGGGCCGGAAGTTATCGCATCGAACGGCCTTGAGGTTATGCACGTGGCGCTAAAAGAACTATTGCAGTCTTCGCGAGCCCGCCTGATCCCCACTGAGGACGGGCCGTCCGCCGACGATGAGCAAGAGACTGCGGCGATGATGCTCGCGCAGCTCAGTAAGGCCGAACTCAAAACGGTCCGTGAGCGGGCTGCCCATGTGCGTGAGGTGCTAACGGGCTTTCGCCGGGGAAGTGAACACATCAAGGAACCCGACGAACCCCGTCCCGGTTTCGACCCGTGTGGTGCGCTTGCAGATCGCTACAAGGCCAAGGCCGAACAGCTCAACACCTCGGTGCGCACCGTGCAGAGATGGGTCAGTAATTACCGCAGATTCGGTGAGGCCGGCCTGGTGGATCATCGCAAGCCCAGACAGCTAGGTGTCGATCAACGTTGGGTGGATGAAGCATTAGCGGTGATGGTCGAGCGTACGAACGAATCACGCTGCACACGCAAATTGGTGATGTGGGAAGCAACCAAACGCATAGAACAACGTTACGGCACAGGATCGGTCCAGATACCGTCGAAAACAACCGCCTATAAGGTGCTTAAAATACTTGAAACACGGTATCCGGCTTTCCGGCTCAGCGCCGCCCGCAACAGAGATATCGCGGGCCGCCCGCAGGAGCCCTATGGCAAGCTCAAACCAACCCGGCCCGGCGAGTTCATGCTGATGGACACCACGCCACTGGATGTGTTTGCATACGATCCCGCTACCTCACGTTCAATACGCGTCGAACTGACCGTCGCGATGGACTGGTACACCCGCTGCATCACCGCGTTGCGGCTGACGCCCGTATCAACAAAAGCTGTTGATGTGGCCGCTGTTCTGTACCAGCTGTACCGGCCGTTGCCGGCGGGACCGAACTGGCCCGATCACGCGTGCTGGCCCGAACACGGTGTCCCACGTTCAGTGCTAATCGACCCGGACGCGATCGATTACACGGGAGCCAAATATCCACAAAAACACGAACAACAAGCGGGTCCGCCGACCCGGTCGGGCGGACCCGCGATCGTGCCAGAAACCATCGTCATAGACCACGGCAAGATTTACGTTTCCGAACACATCAACAGCGTGTGCGCACGCATGGGCATCTCGATTCAGCCCGTCCGATTAGGGGAGGGCCGCGACAAAGGACCCGTCGAACGGTTTTTCCGCAGTGTCCGGCAAGGCGTATTGGAGTTCCTGCCCGGCTATGCAGGGCCCGACATCGCCTCGCGCGGACTGGACCCGCAGGCACAAGCAGAGCTGTATATCGATGAACTCGAAGAACTGCTACGCCAATGGGTCGCGGTCTACTACCACCACCGGCCACACAGCGGACTGGTGGACCCCCATCTGCCATCGGCTCGGATGAGCCCGGCCCAGATGTATGAACACGGACTAGCGGGCGCTGGCTTCATCGAAATTCCTCGTGACCCGGATCTGGCCTATGAGTTCCTCCGACCAGAGCTGCGTACGATCCAGCCTTACGGGGTGCAAGTGGATAACCGGATCTATCGTGGATTACCACAGGACGAGACACACATCCTGGGCGAACTAGCTAATCTGCCCAGCCCGTACGGCCGCCACCGATGGCCTGTCTATAGCGACCCCGACGACATCAGATACGTCTATGTGCGACACCCAGACAACCGCCGCTGGCACACCTTGACCTGGGAGCTGGCCGACGCGCTCAATATGCCGATGAGTGATGAACGACTAAGCTACCTGCGCCGTCAAGCGGCACAGCAGCACGAGGAATTCGATGACAGGCTCATCCTCGATGAACTGCTCAGCGGCTGGAACTTGAGTATGGGCACGAGCACGACCGAAAAACGTATTGCGCTAAGGATGTCACGTCCCCACGCCACCTTGAGCTACCAGATACAACAGATTGGACCAAGGCCCTCCCGCCCGGAAACCGGCCAGCTCGCACCAGATACGGCACCGGAACCGCTTCTAGCCCAGGGCACCTCGGCTATAGCCGCAGACATACAGATAGAGGGCACCGCAGCGCGATGCCGGGCCGCCGCGCAAGCCAGCGACGACGACGATGACGATGAGCTCGACGACTTCTATGCGGGCGCACTCGAGGAAGCATGA
- a CDS encoding TnsA-like heteromeric transposase endonuclease subunit — translation MVSYRYTGLGEPQWSSARVSVRASGGEIVESAASDVHSSMWDKAEPWRTFRWHRGQKHYSGCYWSTTESGFVVYESRLELAHLVRADFDPSVRRIVAQPFLVQIALDSKCRRHVPDYLLFTGDGLVIVDVKPRELLEKPKIAYTLAWMRDVGARMGCSFEVQSEPPAMERLNLRFVAGFRRSESVSAQVLEELRGCNLDGLTIGQAVSCVQHPPPRVRAALLHMVWRHELLIDLGRPMTSQTLITRVAP, via the coding sequence ATGGTGTCCTATCGCTATACGGGTCTAGGTGAACCGCAGTGGTCTTCGGCACGTGTGAGCGTGCGAGCCTCTGGGGGCGAGATCGTTGAATCTGCGGCGAGTGACGTGCACTCGTCAATGTGGGACAAAGCTGAGCCGTGGCGGACCTTCCGCTGGCATCGGGGCCAGAAACACTACTCGGGTTGTTACTGGTCGACGACTGAGTCGGGTTTCGTGGTGTACGAGTCGCGTTTGGAGTTAGCGCATCTAGTACGCGCCGACTTCGATCCGTCGGTTCGCCGTATCGTCGCGCAGCCATTCTTAGTGCAAATCGCTCTTGACAGTAAATGCCGCCGCCATGTCCCGGACTATTTGCTTTTCACCGGCGACGGGTTGGTGATTGTGGATGTCAAACCGCGTGAGCTTCTAGAGAAGCCGAAGATTGCGTACACGCTGGCCTGGATGCGCGATGTTGGTGCGCGGATGGGTTGCAGCTTCGAGGTGCAGTCGGAGCCGCCCGCGATGGAACGCCTGAATTTGAGATTTGTGGCGGGCTTTAGGCGGTCAGAGTCGGTGTCGGCACAGGTGCTTGAGGAGCTTCGCGGCTGCAACCTGGACGGGTTGACCATCGGTCAGGCGGTCTCCTGTGTGCAGCATCCGCCACCGAGGGTGCGGGCGGCGCTGCTCCACATGGTGTGGCGCCACGAATTGCTGATTGATTTGGGCCGCCCGATGACCTCACAGACCCTGATAACGCGAGTGGCACCGTGA
- the dnaB gene encoding replicative DNA helicase: MAIVDDLGQSGPAAPPEEDFGRQPPQDVAAEQSVLGGMMLSKDAIADVLEKLRPHDFYRPNHQSVYEAILDLYGRGEPADAVTVAAELDRRGQLRRVGGAPYLHTLISTVPTAANAGYYAGIVAEKALLRRLVEAGTRVVQYGYAGAEGADVAEVVDRAQAEVYDVTDRRMSEDYVPLEELLQPTMDEIDAIASAGGISKGVPTGFTDLDEITNGLHPGQMIIVAARPGVGKSTLGLDFMRSCSIKHQLPSVIFSLEMSKTEIVMRLLSAEAKIKLGDMRSGRMSDDDWTRLARRMSEISEAPLYIDDSPNLTMMEIRAKARRLNQKAGLKLVVVDYLQLMTSGKKHESRQQEVSEFSRNLKLLAKELEVPVIAISQLNRGPEQRTDKRPQVSDLRESGSLEQDADMVILLHRPDAFERDDPRGGEADLILGKHRNGPTATITVAHQLHLSRFTNMAR, from the coding sequence GTGGCGATAGTCGACGATCTGGGTCAGTCCGGCCCAGCTGCCCCTCCCGAGGAGGATTTCGGCCGTCAACCACCCCAGGATGTGGCTGCCGAGCAGTCCGTGCTGGGCGGGATGATGCTGTCCAAGGACGCCATCGCCGACGTGTTGGAGAAGCTACGGCCGCATGACTTCTATCGCCCTAATCACCAGAGCGTGTACGAGGCCATCCTCGACCTCTATGGCAGGGGTGAGCCCGCCGATGCGGTGACGGTGGCTGCCGAGTTGGACCGGCGCGGGCAGTTGCGCCGGGTGGGCGGTGCGCCGTATCTGCACACCCTGATTTCCACCGTGCCGACCGCCGCCAACGCGGGGTACTACGCCGGGATCGTGGCGGAGAAGGCGCTGCTGCGCCGGCTGGTAGAGGCGGGAACTCGCGTGGTGCAGTACGGCTATGCGGGGGCCGAGGGCGCCGATGTGGCCGAGGTGGTAGACCGGGCGCAGGCCGAGGTCTACGACGTCACCGACCGCCGGATGTCGGAAGACTACGTGCCGCTGGAAGAGCTGCTGCAGCCCACGATGGACGAGATCGATGCGATCGCGTCGGCCGGCGGCATCTCCAAGGGTGTGCCGACGGGATTCACCGATCTGGACGAGATCACCAATGGGCTGCACCCCGGGCAGATGATCATCGTGGCGGCGCGGCCTGGTGTGGGCAAATCGACTCTCGGCCTTGACTTCATGCGCTCGTGCTCGATCAAGCACCAGCTGCCCAGCGTCATCTTCTCGCTGGAAATGAGCAAGACCGAGATCGTCATGCGACTGCTCTCGGCCGAAGCGAAAATCAAACTGGGCGATATGCGTTCGGGCCGGATGAGTGATGACGACTGGACGCGCCTGGCGCGGCGAATGAGCGAGATCAGCGAGGCGCCGCTCTACATCGACGACTCCCCGAACCTGACCATGATGGAGATCCGGGCCAAAGCGCGCCGGCTCAACCAGAAGGCCGGACTCAAGCTGGTGGTGGTCGACTACCTGCAGCTGATGACCTCCGGTAAGAAGCACGAATCGCGTCAGCAGGAAGTCTCGGAGTTCTCCCGAAACCTGAAGCTGCTGGCCAAGGAGCTCGAGGTGCCGGTGATCGCGATCAGCCAGCTGAACCGTGGTCCCGAGCAGCGCACCGACAAGCGTCCCCAGGTCTCGGACCTTCGTGAATCGGGCTCACTGGAACAGGACGCCGATATGGTCATCCTGTTGCATCGCCCGGACGCTTTCGAGCGTGATGACCCGCGTGGCGGTGAGGCCGACCTGATTCTGGGCAAGCACCGTAACGGCCCGACGGCGACGATCACCGTGGCGCACCAGCTGCACCTGTCGCGGTTTACGAATATGGCGCGGTAG
- the rplI gene encoding 50S ribosomal protein L9, with protein sequence MKLILTTEVEHLGTAGDAVEVKDGYGRNYLLPRGLAIVATRGAERQANDIRRAREAKEIRGVEHANEIKQAIEGLGAVKLTVKTAGEGKLFGSVTAADVVGAIKAAGGPNLDKRTVTLPKAHIKQIGSYVLDVHLHAGVATKVTVDVVAEG encoded by the coding sequence ATGAAGCTGATTCTGACGACCGAGGTCGAGCACCTCGGCACTGCCGGTGACGCCGTTGAGGTCAAGGACGGTTACGGGCGTAACTACCTGCTGCCGCGCGGGTTGGCGATTGTCGCCACCCGTGGTGCCGAGCGCCAGGCCAACGACATCCGTCGTGCCCGCGAGGCCAAGGAGATCCGTGGTGTCGAGCACGCCAACGAGATCAAGCAGGCGATCGAGGGGCTGGGCGCCGTCAAGCTGACGGTGAAGACCGCCGGCGAGGGCAAGCTGTTCGGTTCGGTGACTGCCGCCGACGTGGTGGGCGCCATCAAGGCGGCCGGTGGCCCGAACCTGGACAAGCGGACCGTGACCCTGCCCAAGGCTCACATCAAGCAGATCGGTTCGTACGTGCTGGACGTGCACCTGCACGCCGGTGTGGCAACCAAGGTCACTGTGGATGTAGTCGCCGAAGGCTGA
- the rpsR gene encoding 30S ribosomal protein S18 yields MAKTTKRRPAPEKPVKTRKCAFCTKKALNIDYKDTNLLRTYISERGKIRARRVTGNCVQHQRDIAIAVKNAREVALLPFSSATR; encoded by the coding sequence ATGGCCAAGACGACTAAGCGCCGTCCTGCCCCGGAAAAACCGGTCAAGACACGTAAGTGCGCGTTCTGCACCAAGAAGGCGCTGAACATCGACTACAAGGACACCAACCTGCTGCGCACGTACATCAGTGAGCGCGGCAAGATTCGTGCCCGCCGGGTCACCGGAAACTGCGTTCAGCACCAGCGCGACATCGCGATCGCGGTGAAGAACGCCCGCGAGGTGGCCCTGCTGCCGTTCAGCTCGGCGACGCGGTAG
- a CDS encoding single-stranded DNA-binding protein, giving the protein MAGDTTITVVGNLTADPELRFTPSGAAVANFTVASTPRIFDRQSSEWKDGEALFLRCNIWREAAENVAESLTRGSRVIVTGRLKQRSFETREGEKRTVVEVEVDEIGPSLRYATAKVNKASRGGGGGGGFGGGGGGGSRSSEPADDPWGSAPASGSTAADDEPPF; this is encoded by the coding sequence GTGGCAGGTGACACCACCATCACGGTCGTCGGAAACTTGACCGCCGATCCGGAACTGCGATTCACACCGTCCGGGGCAGCCGTCGCCAACTTCACCGTGGCGTCGACCCCCCGCATCTTCGACCGACAGAGCTCGGAGTGGAAAGACGGCGAGGCGCTGTTCCTGCGGTGCAATATCTGGCGCGAAGCCGCGGAGAACGTGGCCGAAAGCCTTACTCGTGGTTCCCGTGTCATCGTGACCGGCCGACTCAAGCAGCGCTCCTTCGAGACCCGCGAGGGCGAGAAGCGCACCGTGGTCGAGGTCGAGGTCGACGAAATCGGCCCGTCGCTGCGGTACGCGACCGCCAAGGTCAACAAGGCCTCGCGTGGTGGCGGTGGCGGCGGAGGTTTCGGCGGTGGTGGCGGCGGGGGTTCCCGCTCCAGCGAGCCCGCCGACGATCCGTGGGGCAGTGCCCCGGCCTCCGGCTCTACCGCGGCCGACGACGAACCGCCCTTCTGA
- the rpsF gene encoding 30S ribosomal protein S6 produces MRQYEIMVILDPTLDERTVAPSLDTFLNVVRGDGGTVSKVEVWGKRRLAYEIAKHTEGIYAVIDVVAAPATVSELDRQLGLNESVLRTKVLRTGAR; encoded by the coding sequence ATGCGTCAGTACGAAATCATGGTCATTCTGGACCCCACCCTTGATGAGCGCACCGTAGCTCCGTCCCTGGATACGTTCCTGAACGTTGTCCGTGGTGACGGTGGAACCGTCTCGAAGGTGGAAGTCTGGGGCAAGCGTCGTCTTGCTTACGAGATCGCCAAGCACACCGAGGGCATCTACGCGGTGATCGACGTGGTCGCTGCTCCGGCCACCGTGTCCGAGCTGGATCGCCAGCTTGGCCTGAACGAGTCCGTGTTGCGGACCAAGGTCCTGCGCACCGGAGCCCGCTGA
- a CDS encoding glycosyltransferase family 87 protein, which yields MSPEPLADDLRSADDRDFPSRTDALGAELSEVVGGPLGRHALVGRQPFWTPLRVVFVIALGFLILGWTSKAPCLQQSGTGNGAQRVANWDNNRAYYQLCYSDTVPLYGAELLNQGRFPYKSSWLETDSGGHQKIQYDGTPAVRYMEYPVVTGVYQYTAMALAKTYTQASDVLGLPIVAEVVMFFNIVAFGLALAWLVTIWASAGLSPHTRPWDVVMIAASPIVIFQIFTNFDALATAFSMTALWAWARKKPWLAGVLIGLGVAAKLYPVLLLLPLLLVSLRSGKVHEFSKTAAGAAASWVLVNMPVATLFPRGWGEFFRLNTRRGDDMDSLYNVFKSFTGWQGFDGPLGFWEPPVILNAVSAVLFGLCCLGIGYVALTAPRRPRVAQLAFLVVAVFLLTNKVWSPQFSLWLVPLAVVALPHRRILLAWMTVDALVWVPRMYYLLGIENKGLPEQWFTGTVLVRDLAVIGLCALVLRQIYHPGEDLVRAGDDDPAGGPCDGVADAPPGWLPAWLRPRKPAPHIARAHSVGSSASLTRK from the coding sequence GTGTCACCCGAGCCGCTCGCGGACGATCTGCGTAGTGCCGATGACCGCGATTTCCCAAGTCGCACTGACGCGTTGGGTGCGGAGCTGTCGGAGGTGGTTGGTGGGCCACTGGGCAGGCATGCACTGGTGGGCCGGCAGCCGTTCTGGACTCCGCTGCGGGTGGTGTTCGTCATTGCGCTGGGGTTCCTCATTCTGGGGTGGACCAGCAAGGCGCCCTGCTTGCAGCAGAGCGGCACCGGCAACGGTGCTCAACGCGTGGCCAACTGGGACAACAACCGGGCCTATTACCAACTGTGTTACTCCGACACCGTGCCGCTGTACGGCGCGGAGCTGCTGAATCAGGGGCGTTTCCCGTACAAGTCGAGCTGGCTGGAAACCGATTCGGGTGGGCACCAGAAGATCCAGTACGACGGCACACCGGCGGTCCGGTACATGGAGTACCCGGTGGTGACCGGGGTGTATCAGTACACGGCGATGGCGCTGGCCAAGACCTACACACAGGCCAGCGACGTGCTCGGGCTGCCGATCGTGGCCGAAGTGGTGATGTTCTTCAACATCGTGGCCTTCGGTTTGGCATTGGCCTGGTTGGTAACCATTTGGGCCAGTGCGGGATTGAGCCCGCACACCCGTCCGTGGGACGTGGTGATGATCGCCGCGTCACCCATAGTGATTTTTCAGATTTTCACCAATTTCGACGCTCTCGCAACGGCTTTCAGTATGACCGCGCTGTGGGCGTGGGCGCGCAAGAAGCCGTGGCTTGCGGGCGTACTGATCGGGCTGGGCGTGGCCGCCAAGCTCTATCCGGTGCTGCTGTTGCTGCCGCTGCTATTGGTCAGCCTGCGTAGCGGCAAGGTGCACGAGTTCTCCAAGACCGCCGCGGGCGCGGCCGCGAGCTGGGTGCTGGTGAACATGCCGGTGGCGACGCTGTTCCCGCGTGGTTGGGGAGAGTTCTTCCGGCTCAACACCCGTCGCGGCGACGATATGGACTCGCTGTACAACGTCTTCAAGTCGTTCACGGGCTGGCAGGGCTTTGACGGCCCGTTGGGCTTCTGGGAGCCGCCGGTCATTCTCAATGCGGTGTCGGCGGTGCTGTTCGGGTTGTGTTGCCTGGGCATCGGATACGTGGCGCTGACGGCGCCCCGGCGCCCGCGGGTGGCGCAGCTGGCCTTCCTGGTGGTCGCTGTCTTCTTGCTCACCAACAAGGTCTGGAGCCCACAGTTCTCCCTGTGGCTGGTGCCGTTGGCGGTAGTCGCCCTGCCGCATCGCCGAATCCTGCTGGCGTGGATGACGGTCGATGCGCTGGTGTGGGTGCCGCGGATGTATTACTTGCTGGGCATCGAGAACAAGGGCCTGCCGGAGCAGTGGTTCACCGGGACGGTGCTGGTACGCGATCTCGCGGTGATCGGACTGTGTGCGCTGGTGTTGCGCCAGATCTATCACCCCGGCGAGGACTTGGTGCGCGCCGGTGATGACGATCCCGCGGGTGGGCCGTGTGACGGGGTCGCCGACGCCCCGCCCGGATGGCTGCCCGCTTGGCTGCGTCCGCGTAAACCGGCGCCACACATCGCCCGGGCGCATTCCGTGGGATCGAGTGCGAGCCTCACGCGGAAATAG